CCTATACGGACTATTCCTTCTCCCCAAATTTTCTGAATATTTTGAACTTCCTGTTCGGAAATCGTTTGTGTTTCTTTCTCCTGGCTCATAGAAATTCTGTCCCAATTCTGAATAAATCGATGTGTTGAATGATTATTTTTTCGCTTATCTGAATGCACCCTAACGGTTCAGATTGTGGGTTGCTCCGCTCTCACAATTTAACCCTATTCGTTAGGGCGTGCCCCTGATTGTGCCAATTATTTTTATTCCAAAAAACCTATACTTTTTCTTCCTTGGTTAATTCACTAGCAATGAGTTCCGCCTGTTTTAAAACGGTTTCCGTTGCCAGCTTCTGCATATCAGGCGGATAGCCGTATTGGCGCAAGGTTCTTTTTACAATGACTTTAAGCTTTGCTCTAACGCTCTCTTTGATTGTCCAGTCAATGGTAGCGTTCTTTTTGACTCTTTCGTAAAGCACAACCGCCAATTCACGCAGTTTTTCTTTTTGCATCAGTTCGCGGGCGCTTTTATTGTTGGCAATGGCGGTGTAAAACGCATATTCAAACGTGGACAGGCCCATTTCCTGAGGCTCTTTGTCCATCTGTTGAATATCTTTGCCTAAACTGATTAATTCTTCAATAAACTCGGCGGCGGTGATGATTTTGTTGTGATATTTTCGGATCGAATTTTCCAGCATTTCCATCAGGGTTTTGCTTTGCACCAGATTGGTTTTCATCCGCGATTTGATTTCATCATTCAATAGCTTTTTCAGTACTTCCATGGCGATGTTTTTGTGCTGCATGCCTTTTAC
This portion of the Calditrichota bacterium genome encodes:
- a CDS encoding DUF3387 domain-containing protein: VKGMQHKNIAMEVLKKLLNDEIKSRMKTNLVQSKTLMEMLENSIRKYHNKIITAAEFIEELISLGKDIQQMDKEPQEMGLSTFEYAFYTAIANNKSARELMQKEKLRELAVVLYERVKKNATIDWTIKESVRAKLKVIVKRTLRQYGYPPDMQKLATETVLKQAELIASELTKEEKV